A DNA window from Doryrhamphus excisus isolate RoL2022-K1 chromosome 2, RoL_Dexc_1.0, whole genome shotgun sequence contains the following coding sequences:
- the LOC131109411 gene encoding centriole and centriolar satellite protein ofd1-like — protein sequence MFSANEDALSTNDLRERLYKRFKDKGVQEALKTQLRAQLIKELKPPAFTEDPDPRPALVKADSHLLSACNCIVADYLHSSGYEYTFSVFRPESNLDAGNISRKEDLLQVLEISPHSSLYRCLLNDRGVLMNILTHVTHCHTPRLSRDAATQTTGDGSPVVTMEMTERECAESREGDQVLFHSEMDAYKKQTEMQMQMQVDVKMQYFKNVELAKLRMEVQVTFQEEFDRLRQELEMIYEMKVKKLNAEENDLIDRLKKQEEMKENNVFIQRQTLLKEREAVQRRGNELRRQMEALEGTCRIHDEKVKTTEELLRRRELLVKIMEDTHNHRLQNELSKNELDLREEYIRRGEKLTENEQRNVLETMHVQKGLAAINAKAEEHRTILSEVRRLRDELNSAQQKTSVLNQQKEQLEEKLERMSDYPRLKSEKAQLEERERLLETQLEDLRRENQRLCVDLEMPSKEHLALQMELQRLQSEHGVEKETFNNERQFLQAQLWLEVKRCDQLKVQLTESEENLQWLTGHVENLKKRLDQNQEFKRRHQALFKSSCLGSDLQDNKDQTMPTWDSGGRNAPKKALGTDPGAWILRLQKEAEAFQDAYRKIQVDFPSHYLETNISDHPHLSLTRQSKISPDTRKILQGVQPKDPKQQYCGMVTENSHWTEPNFQDEPSFKDLSFPSWSSNGYFPCDAQKKLSTACDLFFQLSPSGSPLHKRRTDGKRSGFVL from the coding sequence ATGTTCTCAGCCAATGAGGATGCTTTGTCTACCAATGATCTGAGGGAGAGGCTCTACAAAAGATTTAAGGATAAGGGAGTGCAAGAAGCACTCAAAACCCAACTGCGCGCTCAACTAATCAAGGAGTTAAAACCTCCAGCGTTCACTGAAGACCCAGATCCCAGACCAGCTCTTGTGAAAGCAGACTCTCATTTGCTCTCAGCTTGTAACTGCATAGTCGCTGATTATCTTCACAGCTCCGGGTATGAGTACACCTTTTCTGTATTCCGTCCTGAAAGTAACCTGGACGCAGGGAATATTTCTAGGAAAGAGGACCTTCTCCAAGTTCTTGAAATTAGCCCTCACTCATCACTTTACAGATGTCTTCTGAACGATCGAGGGGTTTTAATGAACATTCTGACACACGTGACACACTGTCACACACCTCGTCTTTCCCGTGATGCTGCCACTCAGACAACGGGTGACGGGTCGCCTGTTGTGACGATGGAAATGACGGAAAGGGAATGTGCAGAGAGCAGAGAGGGCGACCAAGTTTTATTTCATTCCGAGATGGATgcatacaaaaaacaaaccgaaatgcagatgcagatgcaaGTCGATgttaaaatgcaatatttcaaaaatgttgAACTTGCCAAGTTGAGGATGGAAGTACAAGTTACATTTCAGGAGGAATTTGATAGACTGAGACAAGAACTGGAAATGATCTATGAAATGAAAGTGAAGAAATTAAATGCTGAGGAAAACGACCTGATAGACCGATTGAAGAAACaagaagaaatgaaagaaaacaatgTTTTCATCCAGAGACAAACCTTGCTGAAAGAAAGGGAGGCGGTGCAACGTCGAGGAAATGAGCTGAGGAGGCAAATGGAGGCTCTGGAAGGCACTTGTAGAATACATGACGAAAAGGTCAAGACCACCGAGGAGTTGCTCAGGAGGAGAGAACTGCTGGTGAAGATAATGGAAGACACGCACAACCACAGGCTGCAGAATGAACTCTCCAAGAATGAGCTTGACTTAAGGGAAGAGTACATCCGAAGAGGCGAGAAACTCACCGAAAATGAGCAAAGAAATGTCCTGGAAACTATGCACGTCCAAAAAGGCTTAGCTGCAATTAATGCCAAAGCAGAGGAGCACAGAACAATCCTTTCAGAGGTGAGACGGCTGCGGGATGAACTGAACTCTGCACAGCAGAAGACCTCGGTGCTCAATCAACAGAAAGAGCAATTGGAGGAAAAATTGGAGCGCATGAGTGACTATCCCAGATTAAAAAGTGAGAAAGCACAGCTGGAGGAACGGGAGCGGCTTCTCGAGACACAGTTGGAGGACTTACGCCGAGAGAACCAGCGGCTTTGCGTAGACTTGGAGATGCCGTCAAAAGAGCATCTGGCCTTGCAGATGGAGCTCCAGAGGCTCCAAAGTGAACACGGAGTGGAAAAAGAAACATTCAACAATGAGAGGCAGTTTCTGCAAGCTCAGCTTTGGCTCGAGGTAAAGAGGTGTGATCAGCTCAAGGTTCAGCTGACAGAAAGCGAAGAGAACTTGCAGTGGTTGACTGGTCATGTTGAGAACCTGAAGAAACGTCTTGATCAAAATCAAGAATTCAAAAGACGTCACCAAGCCCTCTTCAAGTCCTCTTGCTTGGGGTCGGATTTACAAGATAACAAGGACCAAACCATGCCAACATGGGACTCGGGTGGGCGTAACGCTCCCAAGAAGGCGCTAGGGACTGACCCCGGTGCTTGGATCCTTCGACTGCAGAAGGAGGCGGAGGCCTTCCAAGACGCCTACAGAAAGATCCAGGTGGATTTTCCTTCACATTATCTGGAGACAAACATTTCTGATCACCCACACCTATCCCTGACCAGACAATCTAAGATCTCTCCTGACACCAGAAAGATCTTGCAAGGGGTTCAGCCAAAAGATCCTAAGCAGCAGTACTGTGGAATGGTCACAGAGAATAGTCACTGGACTGAACCCAACTTTCAAGATGAACCTTCATTCAAAGATCTGTCCTTCCCTTCATGGTCTAGTAATGGTTACTTCCCCTGTGATGCCCAAAAGAAGCTGTCCACTGCATGTGATCTTTTTTTCCAGCTCAGTCCTTCTGGAAGTCCTCTTCACAAGAGAAGGACAGATGGCAAAAGAAGTGGTTTTGTCCTCTGA